From a single Micromonospora pallida genomic region:
- a CDS encoding MetQ/NlpA family ABC transporter substrate-binding protein, which yields MRNPLRRAIPLFTVVALAVSLVACSSGSDSGGDGKTVTIGVLAREEPDLTFVAEHLAEQGYTMKVQVFDDNIAMNRATEDGSIDANFFQNANYLKSYKDSNGSSLVTYGPWLQTTAVQFVSSKHGSADALPNGARIGIANDSANRARELQLLAANGLIELAEGVEAPTVLDVTANPKNLRWVEVNPRSKAAAFPDLDAMTAPSITVHLMKDPSIKALYEETPEVYGTYGGTLWVVKEGYENTAWLDVAVSFMQSADYKTWIANTYKGLKKTP from the coding sequence ATGCGAAACCCCCTCAGGAGAGCGATCCCGCTCTTCACCGTCGTCGCCCTGGCCGTGTCCCTCGTCGCCTGCTCGTCCGGCTCCGACTCCGGAGGCGACGGCAAGACGGTCACGATCGGCGTACTCGCCCGCGAGGAGCCCGACCTGACCTTCGTGGCCGAGCATCTGGCTGAGCAGGGCTACACGATGAAGGTCCAGGTGTTCGACGACAACATCGCCATGAATCGGGCCACCGAGGACGGCAGCATCGACGCCAACTTCTTCCAGAACGCCAACTACCTCAAGAGCTACAAGGACAGCAACGGATCATCGCTCGTCACCTACGGTCCCTGGCTGCAGACCACGGCCGTGCAGTTCGTCTCGAGCAAGCACGGCTCGGCCGACGCCCTTCCGAACGGCGCGCGCATCGGCATCGCCAACGACTCCGCGAACCGCGCCCGCGAGCTTCAGCTCCTCGCCGCCAACGGCCTCATCGAGCTCGCGGAGGGCGTCGAGGCACCCACGGTCCTCGACGTCACCGCCAACCCGAAGAACCTCCGCTGGGTCGAGGTCAACCCGCGCAGCAAGGCCGCAGCGTTCCCCGACCTGGACGCGATGACCGCTCCGTCGATCACCGTCCACCTGATGAAGGACCCCTCGATCAAGGCCCTCTACGAGGAGACGCCGGAGGTCTACGGCACCTACGGAGGCACGCTCTGGGTCGTCAAGGAGGGCTACGAGAACACCGCCTGGCTCGACGTGGCGGTCTCGTTCATGCAGTCCGCGGACTACAAGACCTGGATCGCGAACACCTACAAGGGCCTCAAGAAGACGCCCTGA
- a CDS encoding ABC transporter ATP-binding protein, producing MLLVEQLVKRHGSRTVLDRVSFEARAGRVTAFLGPNGAGKSSTLRILLGLDCADGGSALVGGRPYRSLRNPLRTVGSMLDGSGAHRSRTARNHLAWVARSNDIPRRRIGEVLEQVGLADAARVRVGRYSLGMGQRLGLATALLGEPEALVLDEPVNGLDPEGIRWIRGLLRRHADAGGTVLLSSHLMGEVAGLADDLVVIADGRIVKAGTLAEVTVGYGSLEDAFFALTGGGNGVGQ from the coding sequence ATGCTCTTGGTCGAACAACTCGTCAAACGCCACGGCTCCCGCACCGTTCTCGACCGCGTCAGTTTCGAAGCGCGAGCGGGGCGGGTGACCGCGTTCCTCGGCCCGAACGGCGCGGGTAAGTCCTCCACGCTGCGGATCCTGCTCGGACTGGACTGCGCCGACGGCGGCAGCGCCCTCGTCGGCGGCCGCCCGTACCGGAGCCTGCGGAATCCGCTCCGCACGGTCGGGTCGATGCTCGACGGCTCCGGCGCACACCGCTCCCGCACGGCGCGAAACCACCTGGCCTGGGTGGCGCGCAGCAACGACATCCCGCGCCGCCGCATCGGGGAAGTGCTGGAACAGGTCGGATTGGCCGACGCCGCCAGGGTCCGCGTCGGCCGGTACTCGCTGGGCATGGGGCAAAGGCTCGGGCTGGCGACGGCGCTATTGGGCGAGCCAGAGGCGCTCGTGCTGGATGAGCCGGTCAATGGCCTAGACCCGGAGGGCATCCGTTGGATTCGCGGGCTGCTGCGCCGCCACGCTGACGCCGGTGGCACCGTGCTGCTGTCCAGCCACCTGATGGGTGAGGTCGCAGGACTCGCCGATGACCTCGTCGTCATCGCCGACGGTCGGATCGTCAAGGCCGGGACTCTGGCGGAGGTGACCGTCGGGTACGGCAGCCTGGAGGACGCCTTCTTCGCCCTCACCGGCGGCGGAAACGGAGTCGGGCAATGA
- a CDS encoding tautomerase family protein, whose amino-acid sequence MVSVVGMTDLPLDKVDLPTFVDEIGRAAQTAFELPPHMRSVYLVPLPPENCTVKDGYEITFFLYTAPGKSVELKRRIVKALNDVVQAIDWGDTVKVVVIIKEHAAENVGVGGVLRLDMT is encoded by the coding sequence ATGGTCAGCGTCGTCGGCATGACCGATCTCCCGCTCGACAAGGTCGATCTCCCCACGTTCGTCGACGAAATCGGGCGTGCGGCGCAGACAGCTTTCGAGTTGCCCCCGCACATGCGCAGCGTCTACCTCGTGCCGCTGCCACCCGAGAACTGCACGGTGAAGGACGGCTACGAGATCACGTTCTTCCTGTACACGGCGCCCGGCAAGAGCGTGGAGCTCAAGCGACGGATAGTGAAGGCGCTCAACGATGTCGTCCAGGCCATCGACTGGGGCGACACCGTCAAGGTGGTGGTCATCATCAAGGAGCATGCCGCCGAAAACGTCGGAGTCGGCGGGGTTCTTCGCCTCGACATGACCTGA
- a CDS encoding CMD domain protein → MSASTDFDVVDHLVGVRPDDRISAIRDNRPEAREHLQGSFRAFFEPRDDSQFTLRERFAVAAFVACLHGVDAATRFYTDRLLDSGEGSATLLTVVLAESRRGATEGPYGQFRLELTGESTTGSEYVIDSVGSVDVLGERLVAALEHTHLLVFHPQDASRARLQALLDAGWSTTGIVSLSQLVAFLTFQIRVVQGLQALRASREGDLS, encoded by the coding sequence GTGTCGGCCAGCACAGACTTCGACGTCGTCGACCATCTCGTCGGCGTGCGGCCGGACGATCGCATCTCGGCCATCCGCGACAACCGGCCGGAAGCGCGTGAACATCTTCAGGGCAGCTTCCGGGCCTTCTTCGAGCCGCGCGACGACTCGCAGTTCACGCTGCGGGAACGCTTCGCCGTCGCCGCGTTCGTCGCCTGCCTCCATGGCGTCGATGCCGCGACGCGGTTCTACACGGACCGTCTGCTCGACAGCGGGGAGGGCTCGGCAACCCTTCTGACCGTCGTCCTCGCCGAGAGCCGCCGCGGTGCGACCGAGGGGCCCTACGGACAGTTCCGGCTCGAACTCACGGGCGAGAGCACAACCGGAAGCGAGTACGTCATCGACTCCGTCGGAAGCGTCGACGTACTGGGCGAGCGGCTGGTCGCGGCACTCGAACACACCCACCTCCTGGTGTTCCACCCGCAGGACGCGAGCCGCGCCCGGCTGCAGGCGCTGCTCGACGCCGGGTGGTCGACGACGGGGATCGTGTCGCTGTCGCAGCTCGTCGCGTTCCTGACCTTTCAGATCCGTGTCGTCCAGGGGCTGCAAGCCCTGAGGGCGAGCCGTGAAGGAGACCTGTCATGA
- a CDS encoding amidohydrolase translates to MNRSARTARPAGAVLSRLWSAGRLAPALSVYHHLHAHPELSGQEHRTAEFVEARLADLGVETFRCGGTGVVGILRNGEGPVVAYRADLDGLPIQEESGVAYASTGRGQLPDGSVSGVMHACGHDLHMTVALAAAGVLAENRAAWAGTVVWIFQPAEETAAGAAAMVDDGLWEKAPRPEAVLAQHVTSLSSDQVRIGVGDVMNLGDSWRVRLRGRGAHGARPHESIDPIVLGAHLVTRLQTVVSRQVEPGSPAVLTVGTFHAGTKENIIPDEATLSLNIRTPDAQTRETVLSAVRRMIAAEASASGAPEPTIEEISRFPRCFNAPEQAGEVAAALDAVFGSDNVARDLRATGSEDVGWLADAIGVPLVFWMFGAYRPGREPGDMPSNHTPHFAPEPEYAIPAGVRAALAALGTRLDVPS, encoded by the coding sequence GTGAACCGGTCGGCGCGGACGGCGCGTCCCGCGGGTGCCGTCCTGAGCCGGCTCTGGAGTGCGGGACGGCTGGCTCCGGCGCTGTCCGTCTACCACCACCTGCATGCCCATCCCGAACTGTCCGGGCAGGAGCACCGGACCGCCGAGTTCGTCGAGGCACGACTCGCCGACCTGGGCGTCGAGACGTTCCGGTGCGGCGGTACGGGCGTCGTCGGCATCCTGCGCAACGGGGAAGGACCGGTCGTGGCCTACCGCGCGGACCTCGACGGGCTCCCGATCCAGGAGGAGTCGGGCGTGGCCTACGCGAGCACCGGCAGGGGCCAACTGCCGGACGGATCGGTGTCCGGGGTGATGCATGCCTGCGGCCACGACCTCCACATGACAGTCGCGCTCGCGGCCGCCGGCGTGCTGGCCGAGAACCGGGCCGCCTGGGCCGGCACCGTCGTGTGGATCTTCCAGCCGGCCGAGGAGACGGCCGCGGGGGCGGCGGCGATGGTCGACGACGGGCTGTGGGAGAAGGCCCCGCGTCCCGAGGCGGTGCTGGCGCAGCACGTGACATCCCTGTCGAGCGACCAGGTGCGGATCGGCGTCGGGGACGTCATGAACCTCGGCGACTCGTGGCGCGTGCGACTGCGTGGGCGCGGCGCGCACGGGGCCCGCCCGCACGAGTCCATCGACCCGATCGTGCTCGGTGCCCACCTCGTCACCCGCCTGCAGACCGTCGTCTCCCGGCAGGTGGAACCCGGATCCCCGGCCGTGCTCACCGTCGGCACCTTCCATGCCGGCACCAAGGAGAACATCATTCCCGACGAGGCGACCCTCTCGCTCAACATCCGCACGCCGGATGCCCAGACGCGGGAGACCGTCCTCTCCGCTGTCCGGCGCATGATCGCCGCCGAGGCGAGCGCGAGCGGCGCGCCCGAGCCGACGATCGAGGAGATCAGCCGCTTTCCCCGGTGCTTCAACGCGCCGGAGCAGGCCGGCGAGGTGGCGGCGGCTCTCGATGCCGTCTTCGGGTCGGACAACGTCGCGCGCGACCTGCGGGCGACCGGCAGCGAGGACGTGGGTTGGCTCGCCGACGCGATCGGCGTACCCCTCGTCTTCTGGATGTTCGGCGCCTACCGCCCCGGCCGAGAACCCGGCGACATGCCGTCGAACCACACGCCGCACTTCGCCCCGGAGCCCGAGTACGCGATTCCCGCAGGGGTGCGCGCCGCGCTCGCAGCTCTCGGCACCCGTCTCGACGTTCCGTCCTAG
- a CDS encoding aldo/keto reductase — protein sequence MKYRPIGRTSLKASVITFGAMGIGGGFRYPDADDAVSVRAVRAALDRGINVIDTAPVYGFGHSEEVIGEAIRGRRDDVIIATKCGLWWGDDEGSYRFTWDGHAVKRNLSPRTIRIEVEESLRRLGTDRIDIYYTHNPAMPPFMTPIEDTIATLIALRDEGKILTIGASNCPPEDVETYRAHDAIEIVQRRYSLLAREVRNDILPLCASTGLSLHAYSPLANGLLTGTFTRSAPPAREGSRRDDPLFGDRFGPAIDLVEGLTAVASSLGTTPGALAIAYLLASSDAVNVICGIRRESHLDDVIAGAELDIDASVTATLDELAQDFEATAPVTA from the coding sequence ATGAAGTACCGCCCGATCGGCCGGACCTCGCTGAAGGCGTCCGTGATCACCTTCGGCGCCATGGGCATCGGCGGCGGATTCCGCTACCCGGATGCCGACGACGCGGTGTCGGTCCGCGCCGTACGCGCCGCCCTCGACCGCGGTATCAACGTCATCGACACCGCCCCGGTCTACGGATTCGGCCACAGCGAGGAGGTGATCGGCGAAGCCATCCGCGGTCGTCGCGATGACGTCATCATCGCGACCAAGTGCGGGCTGTGGTGGGGCGACGACGAGGGCAGCTACCGCTTCACGTGGGACGGACACGCCGTCAAGCGCAACCTCAGTCCGCGGACCATCCGGATCGAGGTGGAGGAGAGCCTGCGCCGGCTCGGCACCGACCGCATCGACATCTACTACACCCACAACCCGGCGATGCCACCGTTCATGACGCCGATCGAGGACACGATCGCGACGCTCATTGCGCTGCGCGACGAGGGAAAGATCCTCACGATCGGCGCGTCGAACTGTCCTCCCGAGGACGTCGAGACCTACCGCGCGCACGACGCGATCGAGATCGTGCAGCGCAGGTACAGCCTCCTTGCCCGCGAGGTACGTAACGACATCCTGCCGCTGTGCGCGTCGACGGGGCTGTCCCTGCACGCCTACTCACCCCTCGCGAACGGGCTGCTCACCGGCACGTTCACCAGGTCCGCGCCGCCGGCGCGCGAAGGCTCCCGGCGTGACGACCCGCTGTTCGGCGACCGCTTCGGACCGGCCATCGACCTCGTCGAGGGGCTGACCGCCGTCGCCTCGTCCCTGGGCACCACCCCCGGTGCGCTGGCGATCGCCTACCTCCTCGCGTCGTCGGACGCCGTCAACGTCATCTGCGGCATCCGGCGTGAGTCGCATCTGGACGACGTCATCGCGGGTGCCGAACTCGACATCGACGCGAGCGTCACGGCCACCCTCGACGAGTTGGCGCAGGACTTCGAGGCCACGGCCCCGGTGACGGCGTGA
- a CDS encoding IS110 family transposase: protein MREGAAAVDVVHRRCAGIDISKTDVKVCVRTPGPGQRRRREVRTFTTMTADLLVMRDWLLAEQVTVVGMEATGAYWKPVFYLLEHDMDCWLLNARHMKAVPGRKTDVKDCEWIAQLVEHGLVRASFVPPEPIRQLRDLTRYRTEIIRERTREVQRLEKLLEDSGVKLSAVVSDLTGKSARAMLEALIAGERDPAVLAELAMASMRRKRPLLTQALTGRFGAHHAFLARAMLGRIDACTAMEQRLSDHEVYQGSWTCPPS from the coding sequence GTGAGGGAAGGAGCCGCCGCCGTGGATGTGGTCCATCGTCGATGCGCGGGCATCGACATCAGCAAGACCGACGTGAAGGTGTGTGTCCGCACGCCGGGGCCGGGTCAGCGTCGTCGTCGGGAGGTCCGTACGTTCACCACGATGACCGCGGACCTACTGGTGATGCGGGACTGGCTGTTGGCTGAGCAGGTCACGGTGGTCGGTATGGAGGCCACCGGCGCCTATTGGAAGCCGGTGTTCTACCTGCTGGAACACGATATGGACTGCTGGCTGCTCAACGCCCGACACATGAAGGCGGTGCCTGGACGTAAGACCGACGTCAAGGACTGCGAGTGGATTGCCCAGTTGGTGGAGCACGGTCTCGTGCGGGCCAGTTTCGTGCCTCCGGAGCCGATCCGACAGCTACGAGACCTGACCCGCTATCGCACGGAGATCATCAGGGAGCGGACGCGGGAAGTTCAGCGCCTGGAGAAACTTCTGGAGGACTCGGGGGTCAAGCTGTCGGCGGTGGTGTCGGACCTGACCGGTAAGTCCGCCCGAGCGATGCTGGAGGCGCTGATCGCTGGCGAGCGTGACCCGGCGGTGCTGGCCGAGCTGGCCATGGCCAGCATGCGCCGCAAGCGGCCGCTACTCACCCAGGCGCTCACCGGCCGTTTCGGCGCCCACCACGCGTTCCTGGCCCGTGCCATGCTCGGCCGGATCGATGCGTGCACCGCCATGGAACAGCGCCTCAGCGACCATGAGGTGTACCAAGGATCTTGGACATGTCCTCCGAGTTGA
- a CDS encoding methionine ABC transporter permease: MYQYEFSELFERIILPGLLDTIIMLLGSFVTCTLVGFTLALVLVTTDTHGLRPNRTVHEIVSTVISMLRSVPFIILAISIIPLTRLVAGTSIGVWAAVFAITFAGSPLIARLLESAFKEVNPSLIEAARSFGASDRQITFRVIVTESVPAVVSQMTLGVISLLGFTAVAGTIGAGGLGAVALTYGYQNFNDQIMYGTVAILVVMVIGIQLGGNALYRKLR, translated from the coding sequence ATGTACCAGTACGAGTTTTCCGAGCTCTTCGAGCGGATCATCCTGCCCGGGCTGCTCGACACCATCATCATGCTGCTCGGCTCGTTCGTCACGTGCACCCTTGTGGGGTTCACGCTCGCCCTGGTCCTCGTAACGACCGATACGCACGGGCTTCGACCCAACCGGACGGTCCACGAGATCGTGAGCACCGTCATCAGCATGCTGCGGTCGGTGCCGTTCATCATCCTCGCCATCTCGATCATCCCGCTGACCCGCCTGGTAGCCGGCACGTCGATCGGCGTGTGGGCGGCGGTCTTCGCCATCACGTTCGCGGGCAGCCCGCTGATCGCGCGGCTCCTCGAGAGCGCCTTCAAGGAGGTCAATCCGAGCCTCATCGAGGCGGCACGGTCCTTCGGCGCGAGTGACCGGCAGATCACCTTCCGGGTCATCGTCACCGAGTCGGTACCGGCGGTCGTCTCGCAGATGACGCTCGGCGTGATCTCGCTGCTCGGCTTCACTGCGGTGGCCGGCACGATCGGCGCGGGCGGCCTGGGTGCCGTCGCCCTGACCTACGGCTACCAGAACTTCAATGACCAGATCATGTACGGCACCGTCGCCATCCTGGTCGTCATGGTGATCGGCATTCAGCTCGGCGGCAACGCCCTCTACCGCAAACTCCGGTAA
- a CDS encoding heme-binding protein — translation MAGVVPIRHDGRVIGALGIGGGAPGQDHAIAVRAVVDLAG, via the coding sequence ATCGCGGGCGTCGTGCCGATCCGGCACGACGGCCGAGTGATCGGCGCGCTGGGCATCGGTGGGGGAGCGCCGGGTCAGGACCACGCGATCGCCGTCAGGGCAGTCGTCGACCTTGCCGGCTGA
- a CDS encoding ISL3 family transposase, translated as MEIISALLPHLVGLRLEAVVVRGVGVRIEAATQTVRAQCGACGTWSATVHGRYVRRLADVRLGGHEVLVALTVRRFACVNSDCRRRTFVEQVPGLTRRHARHTVLAAGDLEAVAVALGGRAGSRLAQRLAVSVSRMTLIRMIRRMPDPPPVTPTVLGVDDFARRRGHRYATVLIDMHSRRPIDVLPDRTADTLAEWLREHPGVRVICRDRGGSYADGARKGAPDAVQVADRWHLLKNLSDAVEKVVRGHRRCLRAHTDPTPALSAPPPAEPVRAGRRAANTRRRHAAMHALRAEGLSISATARRLDMNVRTARKYARAATAEALIGPNASSRPSVLAPFHAYLRQRLTDGVHQTAALHAEILARGYQGSLRVLRDWLTTNRARPTPVVVRVPSARRITAWIMRPGHKLTDDDRTDLADARSRCPDLDTIAGLARSFAALVRHQGSGQNLDAWIGRARHAGYPEIRGFAAGLASDRDAVVAGLAQPWSSGPVEGQVNRIKTIKRQMYGRANLDLLRKRVLATP; from the coding sequence ATGGAGATCATCTCGGCGTTGCTTCCGCATCTGGTGGGCCTGCGGTTGGAGGCGGTGGTGGTCCGGGGTGTCGGGGTCAGGATCGAGGCGGCGACACAGACGGTGCGGGCGCAGTGCGGCGCGTGCGGTACCTGGTCGGCCACTGTGCATGGTCGCTATGTGCGGCGGTTGGCCGATGTCAGGTTGGGTGGCCATGAGGTGCTGGTCGCGTTGACGGTCCGCCGATTCGCCTGCGTCAACAGCGACTGCAGGCGGCGGACGTTCGTCGAGCAGGTGCCTGGGCTGACTCGTCGGCATGCCCGTCACACGGTCCTGGCGGCGGGTGATCTGGAAGCCGTCGCGGTGGCGTTGGGTGGTCGGGCGGGCAGTCGGTTGGCGCAGCGGTTGGCGGTGTCGGTGTCGCGGATGACGTTGATCCGGATGATCCGGCGTATGCCCGACCCGCCGCCGGTGACGCCGACGGTGCTGGGCGTGGACGACTTCGCCCGCCGTCGCGGGCACCGATACGCCACCGTGCTGATCGACATGCACAGCCGCCGGCCGATCGACGTCCTGCCCGACCGCACCGCCGACACCCTCGCCGAATGGCTGCGCGAGCATCCCGGCGTCCGGGTCATCTGTCGGGATCGCGGTGGCAGTTACGCCGACGGCGCCCGCAAGGGTGCACCCGACGCGGTCCAGGTCGCCGACCGGTGGCACCTGCTGAAGAACCTCAGCGACGCCGTCGAGAAGGTCGTGCGTGGGCACCGCCGGTGCCTACGAGCGCACACCGATCCGACACCCGCCCTGTCTGCGCCGCCTCCGGCCGAGCCGGTCAGGGCGGGACGTCGGGCGGCGAACACCCGCCGACGCCACGCGGCCATGCACGCCCTGCGGGCCGAAGGGCTGTCGATAAGCGCGACCGCCCGGCGGCTCGACATGAACGTCAGAACCGCCCGCAAGTACGCCCGGGCCGCCACCGCCGAGGCGCTGATCGGCCCGAACGCCAGCAGCCGACCCAGCGTCCTGGCCCCGTTCCACGCCTACCTGCGGCAACGCCTCACCGACGGCGTCCACCAGACAGCCGCCCTGCACGCCGAGATCCTGGCCCGCGGCTACCAGGGCAGCCTGCGCGTGCTGCGGGACTGGCTCACCACCAACCGCGCCCGACCCACCCCTGTGGTCGTCCGGGTGCCGTCGGCTCGGCGGATCACCGCCTGGATCATGCGCCCCGGCCACAAACTCACCGACGACGACCGCACTGATCTCGCCGACGCTCGCAGCCGTTGCCCCGACCTCGACACCATTGCCGGCCTCGCCCGCAGCTTCGCCGCACTGGTCCGCCACCAGGGCAGCGGCCAGAACCTCGACGCCTGGATCGGCCGGGCCCGGCACGCCGGATACCCCGAAATCCGCGGCTTCGCCGCCGGCCTGGCCAGCGACCGCGACGCCGTCGTCGCCGGCCTCGCCCAACCTTGGAGTTCAGGCCCGGTCGAAGGCCAGGTCAACCGCATCAAAACGATCAAGCGACAGATGTACGGTCGCGCGAACCTCGACCTCCTCCGCAAACGCGTCCTCGCCACCCCGTGA
- a CDS encoding ABC transporter permease: MNAWNTFAAELRKTATLPAAWAGVAVALLGSVAITLLNAFSTRAALDAGQPETRAFTSPFETAFAAMPLGTVGAVVIGVIVFSSEYMANSTDAGGGRQITAALTASPRRVGLLAAKAATIVVFVAVVAVVTLPITVGIARAVIGEAGTETVTLDEAVTRCLGGTLYWALTGLIAFAITVLTRSGIIPLIVLIVNSSVVSFSLLLTNLTPLAHWLPDMAGRRLFGGLYTIEGGLDAVPGALVMGGWTLALLIVATVVFRRRDA, encoded by the coding sequence ATGAACGCATGGAACACGTTCGCAGCGGAGTTGCGGAAGACCGCGACCCTGCCCGCCGCGTGGGCCGGGGTCGCAGTGGCGCTGCTCGGATCGGTTGCGATCACGCTACTGAACGCCTTCTCGACTCGTGCCGCGCTCGACGCGGGCCAGCCGGAGACCCGAGCGTTCACCTCCCCGTTCGAGACGGCGTTCGCCGCGATGCCGCTGGGCACCGTCGGCGCGGTTGTCATCGGGGTGATCGTCTTCAGCAGCGAGTACATGGCCAACAGCACCGATGCCGGCGGGGGCCGGCAGATCACTGCGGCCCTCACCGCATCTCCGCGCAGGGTGGGCCTCCTCGCGGCGAAGGCGGCCACCATCGTCGTGTTCGTCGCAGTGGTTGCCGTGGTCACCCTGCCCATCACCGTCGGCATCGCACGGGCCGTCATCGGCGAGGCCGGAACCGAAACCGTGACGCTCGACGAAGCGGTGACGCGCTGTCTCGGTGGCACCCTCTACTGGGCTCTCACCGGGCTCATCGCGTTTGCGATCACTGTGCTGACCCGCAGCGGCATCATCCCGCTCATCGTTCTCATCGTGAACAGCTCTGTGGTGTCGTTCTCGCTGCTGCTGACGAACCTCACCCCGCTCGCGCACTGGCTTCCCGATATGGCCGGCCGCAGGCTCTTCGGCGGCCTCTACACCATCGAGGGCGGGCTGGACGCCGTACCGGGCGCGCTCGTCATGGGTGGCTGGACACTCGCCCTGCTCATCGTCGCCACAGTCGTCTTCCGCCGTCGAGACGCGTGA
- a CDS encoding methionine ABC transporter ATP-binding protein, producing MIEFRDLKKSYGDHVVLDEINLQIGQREIFGLVGVSGAGKSTLLRCINRLEKIDSGSIVVDGTDIRTISDRDLPQFRRRIGMVFQQFSLMERKNVYDNVYFPLKCQGVRRSAADRKVRDLLDLVGLGEKLKALPRELSGGQKQRVAIARALVNDPTILLCDEATSALDPNITEAVLDLLKRINGELGLTIVVVTHEVAVMKSVCTRMGLLSDGRLRAEGSVEHFFLENPELLGDFIREAGRRPDVSPGTSLVRVVQRDAAGTSLLSQLAIRTGVPFEISWGGLDRYRDRVSGSFLLQVADADLRAVCDGLTALGADWKEI from the coding sequence GTGATCGAGTTCCGCGACCTGAAGAAGTCCTACGGCGATCACGTCGTGCTCGACGAGATAAACCTGCAGATCGGCCAGCGGGAGATCTTTGGCCTGGTGGGCGTGAGCGGCGCGGGGAAGTCCACGCTGCTGCGGTGTATCAACCGGCTCGAGAAGATCGACAGCGGCAGCATCGTCGTCGACGGCACGGACATACGTACCATCAGCGATCGGGACCTGCCGCAGTTCCGCCGCCGAATCGGCATGGTGTTCCAGCAGTTCTCCCTGATGGAGCGCAAGAACGTATACGACAACGTGTACTTCCCCCTCAAGTGCCAGGGCGTACGCAGATCAGCAGCCGACCGGAAGGTGCGCGATCTCCTCGACCTCGTCGGACTCGGTGAGAAGCTCAAGGCGCTGCCCCGGGAGTTGAGCGGCGGGCAGAAGCAGCGGGTCGCCATCGCGCGGGCCCTGGTGAACGATCCGACGATCCTGCTGTGCGACGAGGCCACCTCCGCGCTCGATCCGAACATCACCGAGGCGGTCCTCGATCTCCTCAAGCGCATCAACGGCGAGCTCGGCCTCACGATCGTCGTGGTGACCCACGAGGTGGCGGTCATGAAGTCCGTGTGCACCCGGATGGGCCTGCTCAGCGACGGGCGCCTGCGCGCGGAGGGATCCGTCGAGCACTTCTTCCTGGAGAACCCGGAGTTGCTGGGGGACTTCATTCGCGAGGCTGGTCGTCGTCCGGACGTCTCGCCCGGCACCTCGCTCGTCCGGGTCGTCCAGCGGGACGCCGCGGGGACCAGCCTGCTGTCGCAGCTCGCCATCCGCACCGGCGTGCCGTTCGAGATCTCGTGGGGTGGGCTCGACCGCTACCGGGACCGGGTCTCGGGATCGTTCCTGCTCCAGGTGGCCGACGCCGATCTCCGCGCGGTGTGCGACGGCCTGACCGCTCTCGGGGCCGACTGGAAGGAGATCTGA
- a CDS encoding alkylhydroperoxidase domain protein: MSETLTPEVEIVGPPRFTQDVLGWHPWLHPLDESELTEEHLESLVQASRAKNPYFRLLARDPAALLERTKTDFDIFYNTKAGLPRADRELAATAASRLNGCVYCASVHSAFASHHSKRREEVQRLLDEGVDADLGARWNAIVRATVALTRMPVRFGEAEIVLLREAGLDELEILDAIMSGAFFNWANRLMLSLGEPTT; the protein is encoded by the coding sequence ATGAGCGAGACACTCACCCCCGAGGTGGAGATCGTCGGGCCGCCACGGTTCACCCAGGACGTCCTCGGCTGGCATCCGTGGCTGCATCCACTCGACGAGTCCGAACTGACCGAGGAGCACCTGGAGTCGTTGGTACAGGCATCGCGGGCCAAGAACCCATACTTCCGGTTGCTCGCGCGGGATCCTGCGGCGCTGCTGGAACGGACGAAGACCGACTTTGACATTTTCTACAACACCAAGGCCGGTCTGCCGCGCGCCGACCGTGAGCTGGCGGCGACGGCGGCGTCGAGGCTGAACGGCTGCGTCTACTGCGCCTCGGTGCACTCGGCGTTCGCGTCCCACCACTCCAAGCGCCGAGAAGAGGTGCAGCGCCTGCTCGACGAGGGAGTCGACGCCGATCTCGGCGCGCGGTGGAACGCCATCGTCCGCGCGACCGTGGCGCTCACCCGGATGCCGGTCCGGTTCGGCGAGGCCGAGATCGTGCTTCTGCGGGAGGCAGGTCTCGACGAGCTCGAGATTCTGGACGCGATCATGAGTGGGGCGTTCTTCAACTGGGCGAATCGGCTCATGCTGTCGCTCGGCGAACCGACTACCTGA